Proteins from a single region of Malassezia restricta chromosome IV, complete sequence:
- a CDS encoding AN1-like zinc finger protein has product MLWIGAPCAHCRREDFLPLECGGCHKSFCTAHFAQDTHHCPHRQQSDVRVPICPLCHEPPHGWKRNASAAEVQRIMEAHWSASAGDQRSCAALVPRTSSQSLCSYASCQRALKLAIRCPHCNAEFCLAHRAPTQHACQAKHGVPASVHAWKQVKPPSLPPIKPTVASEPTKSRTPAPTKRPLDRAARRHAAQERQSMIRAMQERNKRGLLTEAEKVVLAQKMAEVAADASHSRPPGPCTVM; this is encoded by the coding sequence ATGCTTTGGATAGGTGCTCCTTGCGCGCACTGTCGGCGCGAGGACTTTTTACCATTGGAATGCGGTGGCTGCCATAAGTCTTTCTGCACCGCCCACTTTGCCCAAGATACCCACCATTGCCCGCATCGGCAACAAAGTGATGTCCGTGTACCTATATGTCCATTGTGCCATGAGCCACCTCACGGATGGAAACGTAATGCATCTGCTGCAGAAGTACAGCGCATTATGGAAGCACACTGGTCTGCTTCTGCCGGAGACCAGAGAAGCTGTGCAGCGCTCGTACCTCGCACCTCATCACAAAGTCTGTGTTCATATGCCTCATGCCAGCGCGCGTTGAAACTGGCTATACGATGTCCCCACTGTAACGCCGAGTTTTGCTTGGCTCATCGAGCTCCTACTCAgcacgcatgccaagcgAAGCACGGCGTGCCTGCATCCGTGCACGCTTGGAAACAGGTGAAACCTCCCAGCTTGCCTCCCATTAAACCCACCGTCGCATCAGAGCCTACCAAATCACGGACGCCGGCGCCTACCAAGCGCCCACTTGATagagcagcacgacgccatgccgcaCAAGAACGGCAATCCATGATTCGCGCGATGCAAGAGAGAAACAAGCGCGGTCTTCTTACCGAAGCAGAAAAAGTGGTCTTGGCCCAGAAGATGGCCGAGGTAGCGGCCGACGCATCCCATTCACGACCACCAGGCCCATGCACAGTTATGTAG
- a CDS encoding antiviral helicase SKI2, which yields MLLSDMWDSLAIVPGRDADKIRKEIGDELFKQKRHLDSPYVMLPQEQPERDDDFKEFLTLETGPSTFTVRFVKSGLRNRVIGIREVNKRPNDIDSSFMSLDVPITSKDVDFVRGSVAAKPAVPSGLQEAALIASTDDDQFNDDEELRTVPPGFTRGYIADMPVDVTIKAPEWQAELEAQAPTETEHTLITVEDDGLYVPYVSRPPKNDMEASYDKTLEGVTGFPRLFDDMPDVQKKEERREWAHIVEPSKSMHNFSELVPEMAYKYPFELDNFQKQAIYHLEQDDMVFVAAHTSAGKTVVAEYAIALSMKHLTRCLYTSPIKALSNQKFREFKQSFGAQNVGIITGDVHINPEAPCLIMTTEVLRTMLYRSATLLRDVEYVIFDEVHYVNDQERGVVWEEVIIMLPSHVNVVLLSATVPNAKEFADWVGRTKQRDIYVISTSKRPVPLEHFLYAGNELYKIAGENRQFQTDNFHKAVEALKPKKEREAAATGKRGAARGGRGGRGGAVSHYQPKLTSNKSLWVNLVGMLRKRSLLPTVVFVFSKMRCEEYADSLPNTDLCTAAEKSEVHVLIERSLLRLREEDRTVPQITRMRDMLHRGIGVHHSGLLPIVKELVELLFQRGVVKVLFATETFAMGVNMPARSVVFSGIRKNDGTQFRTLLPGEYTQMSGRAGRRGLDNTGVVVILCDKPELSTLNYMILGQPLKLKSQFRITYGMILNLLRIETLRIEEMIKRSFSENATQRLLPDQQAKLNELVSQAEQLDATLKNMPLQREEVEEVYAWTQRAVECSHAMMALVMHHPFGAKCLSPGRVVLLFTGSSTISPALIVRASEKQFLVLVALSPRHQYKRTRTGEPPYWITPHHIQSWDPETELVPEVCNVSPTDMALVTALEVDGVPTTAIQSQQPAAVKKGLELLRPSIQHIRTYLAATGNDITRSIIDLEVDWSRLRRMDFKDAQRERDEALDELVYVQPRAYTSTFMDQYRLLHKRHILERDISKLRASMSIENLELLPDYHQRFSVLCELGCIQPDTCSITVKGHVASQIRSANELILADLIIREVLVEYEPVELAALLSVFHFRDKTSVTPDLTHRVQEGLKEIGETADRIANVQLAHQLPADDDSSTLNDGLVQVVYEWANGMQFRDIMRLTDVGEGTIVRCITRLDETFRELADSARVSGDAVLLGKMETCRQLCRRDIVFAASLYF from the coding sequence ATGCTTCTTAGTGACATGTGGGACTCTTTGGCCATCGTGCCTGGTCGTGATGCTGACAAGATTCGCAAGGAGATTGGCGATGAGTTATTCAAACAAAAGCGTCACTTAGATTCCCCCTACGTAATGCTTCCACAAGAGCAGCCTGAGCGAGACGATGACTTCAAGGAATTTCTCACATTAGAAACAGGTCCCTCGACATTCACGGTACGCTTCGTAAAATCCGGACTGCGCAATCGAGTTATTGGTATACGTGAAGTGAATAAGCGTCCGAATGATATTGACTCGTCCTTCATGTCTCTTGACGTGCCCATAACTTCCAAGGATGTGGATTTTGTTCGCGGCTCTGTGGCGGCCAAGCCTGCTGTGCCGAGTGGTCTTCAGGAGGCAGCCCTCATCGCATCCACGGATGATGACCAATTCAATGATGATGAAGAGCTTCGTACTGTGCCTCCTGGCTTCACACGTGGATATATTGCTGACATGCCTGTCGACGTCACCATAAAGGCGCCAGAGTGGCAGGCCGAATTagaagcgcaagctccCACCGAGACGGAGCACACTTTGATCACAGTGGAAGATGATGGTCTCTACGTTCCATATGTATCGCGACCCCCGAAAAATGACATGGAAGCCTCATATGATAAGACGCTGGAAGGTGTGACCGGCTTTCCGCGCCTCTTTGATGATATGCCCGATGTGCAAAAGAAGGAGGAGCGGCGTGAATGGGCTCACATAGTCGAGCCATCGAAATCGATGCACAACTTCTCAGAGCTTGTGCCCGAGATGGCTTACAAGTACCCATTCGAACTGGATAACTTTCAGAAGCAGGCCATCTATCACTTGGAGCAGGATGACATGGTGTTTGTGGCAGCGCACACGTCGGCCGGTAAGACGGTCGTGGCCGAGTATGCTATTGCCCTTTCCATGAAGCATCTGACGCGTTGTCTTTATACGTCGCCCATCAAGGCGCTGTCCAACCAGAAATTCCGCGAATTCAAGCAGTCATTCGGTGCACAAAACGTCGGTATCATCACGGGCGATGTCCATATCAATCCTGAGGCACCATGCTTGATTATGACCACCGAGGTGCTGCGGACTATGTTGTACCGCTCTGCTACGCTTCTTCGCGATGTTGAATACGTGATTTTCGACGAAGTACATTACGTGAACGACCAAGAGCGAGGTGTCGTTTGGGAAGAGGTGATTATTATGCTGCCGTCTCATGTGAACGTGGTGCTGCTGTCCGCCACTGTGCCAAATGCCAAAGAGTTTGCTGATTGGGTGGGACGCACGAAGCAGCGCGATATCTATGTGATCTCGACGTCCAAGCGCCCCGTGCCTCTCGAGCACTTTCTGTACGCAGGGAACGAACTGTACAAAATTGCTGGCGAAAATCGTCAATTTCAGACGGACAATTTCCATAAGGCTGTCGAGGCCCTTAAGCCGAAAAAGGAACGTGAAGCAGCTGCCACGGGaaagcgcggcgcagcccGAGGCGGTCGCGGTGGCCGGGGTGGTGCTGTGAGCCATTATCAACCTAAGCTGACGTCTAACAAATCGCTGTGGGTGAATTTGGTTGGTATGCTGCGCAAACGGTCCCTGTTACCGACCGTGGTGTTTGTGTTCTCAAAAATGCGCTGTGAAGAGTATGCCGACTCGTTGCCTAATACGGACCTGTGTACAGCGGCGGAAAAGAGCGAAGTGCATGTACTTATTGAGCGGAGTCTCTTACGACTTCGCGAAGAAGATCGAACGGTGCCACAAATTACACGGATGCGTGATATGCTGCATCGGGGTATTGGCGTACACCACAGTGGTCTTCTCCCGATCGTAAAGGAACTTGTCGAGTTGCTGTTCCAGCGCGGTGTGGTCAAGGTACTGTTTGCGACTGAGACTTTTGCCATGGGCGTCAACATGCCTGCACGCAGCGTGGTATTCAGCGGTATTCGTAAGAACGATGGTACGCAGTTCCGCACGTTACTGCCAGGTGAGTATACACAAATGTCCGGTCGCGCTGGTCGTCGTGGTCTGGACAACACGGGTGTCGTGGTGATTTTGTGCGATAAGCCAGAGCTATCGACACTCAACTATATGATTTTGGGCCAGCCTCTTAAGCTCAAGTCCCAGTTCCGCATTACTTACGGCATGATCCTCAACTTACTTCGCATCGAGACTCTCAGGATTGAAGAAATGATCAAGCGCTCTTTCTCTGAGAATGCCACACAGCGACTCTTGCCTGACCAGCAAGCGAAACTGAATGAGCTTGTCTCTCAGGCTGAGCAGCTGGATGCGACGCTCAAGAACATGCCGCTGCAACGCGAGGAGGTGGAAGAGGTGTATGCGTGGACGCAAAGGGCTGTGGAATGCAGTCATGCCATGATGGCGCTTGTCATGCATCATCCTTTTGGCGCCAAGTGCCTCTCGCCTGGCCGTGTTGTGCTCTTGTTCACAGGCTCAAGCACGATATCACCCGCGCTGATTGTGCGTGCCAGTGAGAAGCAATTCCTCGTACTGGTCGCGCTTTCTCCTCGTCATCAGTACAAGCGAACCAGAACGGGCGAGCCTCCCTATTGGATCACACCTCACCACATACAGTCATGGGACCCCGAGACCGAGCTTGTACCCGAGGTGTGCAATGTATCGCCCACGGACATGGCACTTGTGACGGCACTAGAGGTGGACGGAGTGCCTACCACTGCCATCCAGTCGCAGCAACCTGCTGCTGTGAAAAAGGGACTGGAGCTGCTTCGGCCCAGCATTCAACACATTCGCACGTACCTCGCAGCGACGGGCAACGACATCACACGCTCTATCATCGACCTCGAAGTTGACTGGTCTCGATTGCGCCGCATGGACTTTAAAGATGCtcagcgcgagcgtgaTGAGGCCCTAGATGAGCTAGTATACGTCCAGCCTCGGGCCTACACTTCGACCTTTATGGACCAGTATCGCCTACTGCACAAGCGGCATATCCTTGAGCGAGACATTAGCAAGCTGCGCGCATCCATGTCCATCGAAAACCTAGAGCTGCTGCCTGACTATCACCAACGCTTCAGTGTGCTTTGTGAGTTGGGCTGTATTCAGCCAGATACCTGCAGCATCACCGTCAAGGGTCATGTCGCAAGTCAGATCCGCAGTGCTAACGAGCTCATTTTGGCCGACTTGATCATACGTGAAGTGCTGGTCGAGTACGAGCCCGTAGAGCTCGCAGCGCTCTTGAGCGTGTTCCACTTCCGCGATAAGACAAGTGTGACACCCGACCTGACGCACCGTGTCCAGGAAGGACTGAAAGAAATTGGCGAAACGGCCGACCGTATCGCCAATGTGCAACTTGCCCACCAACTGCCGGCCGATGATGACTCCTCGACTCTGAACGATGGCCTGGTACAGGTGGTGTACGAATGGGCCAATGGCATGCAGTTCCGCGATATCATGCGGCTCACTGACGTGGGTGAAGGCACGATTGTTCGCTGTATTACGCGTCTGGACGAAACCTTCCGTGAATTGGCTGACTCGGCGCGTGTATCAGGCGATGCTGTTCTTCTCGGCAAGATGGAGACGTGTCGCCAGCTATGCCGCCGTGATATTGTGTTTGCTGCTAGCTTGTACTTTTAG
- a CDS encoding phosphatidylglycerophosphatase GEP4 yields MNLHGIAAAVQSIRRPGLLIPHLHFASMRHLDWHRIYASGVRYIVFDKDNCLTAPHHDQLAEPLQTTWKECRRVFGSENLLLVSNSAGSNSDPQALAAETVSSNLGIPVLCHAAKKPSSQCARQVVEHFLSLAFRRAESSSTSPLHILVIGDRITTDMVFAQRIARCLTKIESDGRHTQCTSILTKQLWGREGLGTRCLRLIESSVLRQLVRAGIPPGGSWLQRGYHIPPELKTWVVPAVEAPSLASAPTITMPEPRMWTRLKSAWQAMVSEFFGSVKHIQQLAWSALTATPTKQWRSSWRVPSSSKHLVSRSRARHMSTCRIVRAVHEKPVPRRPMPSVPEKQSPPRSLFGISWLRWALAVAALILLPLGFMGGMKLNELVDTWRSGDLSHEGERSLPPEPQVQEEVDRAVESESQLQQRKKITSLELEHYHLRRERERITEKLSHLDERQKAHSEQL; encoded by the coding sequence ATGAACCTTCATGGCATAGCTGCGGCTGTGCAATCCATCCGACGGCCAGGCTTGCTCATACCGCATCTACATTTTGCTTCCATGAGGCATCTTGATTGGCATCGTATATATGCCTCTGGTGTTCGATATATCGTGTTCGACAAGGACAATTGTCTCACGGCTCCGCATCATGATCAACTGGCGGAGCCGCTCCAAACGACGTGGAAAGAATGTCGTCGTGTATTTGGATCAGAAAATCTATTGCTTGTCAGCAATTCAGCAGGATCTAACTCTGATCCGCAGGCTCTAGCTGCGGAAACGGTATCGTCAAACCTGGGCATCCCTGTGCTGTGTCACGCTGCGAAAAAGCCGAGTTCTCAATGTGCGCGCCAAGTCGTGGAACATTTCTTGTCGCTCGCATTCCGTCGTGCGGAATCATCATCTACATCCCCTCTGCATATTCTGGTGATTGGCGATCGCATCACTACAGATATGGTGTTCGCTCAGCGGATAGCTCGGTGTCTGACAAAGATTGAGTCCGATGGACGACACACACAGTGCACTAGTATTCTCACAAAGCAGCTATGGGGGCGAGAGGGGCTCGGTACGCGATGTCTGCGTCTGATTGAATCAAGTGTTCTCCGGCAGCTTGTGCGCGCGGGAATTCCGCCAGGTGGATCATGGCTTCAACGTGGCTACCACATACCACCCGAGCTGAAGACATGGGTTGTGCCTGCGGTGGAAGCCCCCTCTTTGGCTTCCGCGCCGACAATCACAATGCCCGAGCCGCGTATGTGGACTCGCCTAAAGAGCGCATGGCAGGCCATGGTCTCTGAGTTCTTTGGCAGTGTCAagcacatccagcagctcgctTGGTCTGCCTTGACGGCGACACCGACCAAACAATGGCGCTCTTCATGGCGCGTGCCCTCCTCATCCAAGCATTTGgtctcgcgctcgagggcaCGACACATGTCTACGTGCCGCATCGTACGGGCCGTGCATGAAAAGCCGGTGCCGCGTCGACCGATGCCATCTGTGCCGGAAAAACAGTCTCCTCCGCGGAGTCTATTCGGTATTTCGTGGCTGCGATGGGCTTTGGCTGTAGCAGCCCTTATTCTGCTGCCACTTGGATTTATGGGCGGCATGAAATTGAATGAGCTAGTGGATACGTGGCGGTCCGGCGATCTATCTCATGAAGGAGAACGCTCGCTGCCTCCGGAGCCCCAGGTGCAAGAGGAGGTCGACCGAGCTGTGGAATCAGAGTCACAGCTtcagcagcgcaagaagaTTACGAGTCTGGAATTAGAGCATTACCACTTGCGTCGTGAACGGGAGCGTATCACAGAAAAGCTCTCGCATTTGGACGAGCGCCAGAAAGCACATAGCGAACAACTATGA
- a CDS encoding transporter (MirC), translated as MDRIGNFFSHLWRKYYPEFEIDQDGGTDKPVAKLAPESEVEPGHADLKEVDAKQVGVAIAEATYAVSGYTWYIILAVVWVAYFIYALDNQTAQSLAYTATSKLESDTTKASESYASAYTAQMLFVAISKLFIAKLADIFGRSTATGVTMLCYTLGFIIMASSQKGDDYVAGAVFYGIGNSGIQMVIWIVLADLLSARFRVLGYGFVTFPIFITFAVGAKIMKGLALQWRWVPGMFCILVPVVMTPLLCMLIYLEIKARRKNLVPRHPYLNHGLGRAIWEFILDLDLVGLLLLVGGFAMIVTALIRASTPSILESTWSSPWVIGCFVVGPVILIFLLPLWEWFVAPRPFIRYSWMNTDVLIAFMVGFFDNMVFQAGFQVAYNWVFISHGYKSTDLDLANYFTNSDNLALTLFGVVAGIIILFTRRFKWFLVAGACIRTIGFGLQIRYRDNDTTMPQAVWAQLVQGIGGAFLGEVTTLLSQITVRHQDVAMVTGVYLTLFSLGSSVGLAVYTALLDAHFPAALDKYATLVSPQDRSTVATLGPFAALTSGPQLDSHPLLKAQVGTAYNEAAKHVLYFAIGVSAALIILTLFVRDWVLPRSHNVVSDELPEKNPLHMSTDTTYDDAISETEKQNELYEAEVLSHE; from the coding sequence ATGGATCGCATAGGAAACTTTTTTAGCCATCTATGGCGCAAGTATTACCCTGAGTTTGAAATAGATCAGGATGGGGGCACGGACAAGCCCGTCGCGAAATTGGCTCCAGAGAGTGAAGTGGAGCCAGGACACGCTGATCTGAAGGAAGTCGATGCCAAGCAAGTTGGCGTGGCTATTGCCGAGGCCACGTATGCGGTGTCCGGATACACATGGTACATAATCTTGGCCGTGGTCTGGGTCGCCTACTTTATATATGCGCTTGACAACCAAACCGCGCAATCGCTGGCGTACACGGCCACTAGCAAATTGGAGAGTGATACGACGAAAGCTTCTGAATCATATGCATCTGCTTACACGGCCCAAATGCTTTTCGTGGCCATTTCGAAGCTGTTCATCGCCAAGCTGGCCGACATTTTCGGTCGATCCACAGCCACGGGCGTGACGATGCTTTGTTACACGCTGGGTTTTATTATTATGGCGTCGTCACAGAAAGGGGATGACTACGTGGCTGGTGCGGTGTTTTATGGGATCGGAAACTCTGGCATTCAAATGGTCATTTGGATTGTTCTTGCTGATCTGCTGTCAGCCCGTTTCCGTGTGCTGGGTTATGGTTTCGTCACGTTCCCCATCTTCATCACTTTCGCTGTGGGTGCCAAGATCATGAAGGGCCTGGCCCTCCAGTGGCGCTGGGTGCCTGGCATGTTCTGTATTCTTGTGCCTGTGGTCATGACTCCTCTGTTGTGCATGCTGATCTACCTTGAGATCAAAGCGCGCCGGAAAAACCTGGTGCCTCGTCACCCGTACTTGAATCACGGCCTGGGTCGGGCCATTTGGGAGTTTATCTTGGATCTGGACCTTGTCGGCTTGCTTTTGCTGGTGGGTGGATTCGCGATGATTGTGACGGCTCTGATCCGTGCCAGCACACCCAGCATCCTGGAATCGACGTGGTCCTCGCCATGGGTAATTGGATGCTTTGTCGTTGGTCCCGTGATTCTTATCTTTCTTCTTCCGCTCTGGGAGTGGTTCGTCGCACCTCGTCCCTTTATTCGTTATTCGTGGATGAACACGGATGTATTGATTGCATTTATGGTCGGCTTCTTTGACAACATGGTGTTTCAGGCGGGCTTCCAGGTGGCTTATAACTGGGTGTTCATCTCGCATGGCTACAAGTCGACGGACCTTGACTTGGCCAACTACTTCACAAACTCAGACAACCTTGCTCTGACGCTGTTTGGTGTCGTGGCTGGTATCATTATTCTGTTCACGCGCCGATTCAAGTGGTTCCTCGTGGCTGGTGCTTGTATTCGCACGATTGGTTTCGGCCTACAAATTCGCTACCGCGACAATGATACCACGATGCCTCAGGCTGTGTGGGCCCAGCTGGTCCAGGGGATTGGTGGTGCCTTCCTGGGCGAAGTGACCACTCTTTTGTCTCAGATCACCGTGCGCCACCAAGACGTGGCTATGGTCACGGGTGTGTACTTGACGCTATTTTCTCTGGGAAGCAGTGTGGGTCTTGCTGTCTACACAGCTCTTCTCGATGCTCATTTCCCTGCGGCTCTGGACAAGTATGCCACCCTAGTCTCTCCGCAAGATCGTTCTACAGTGGCCACGCTGGGACCATTTGCTGCCCTTACATCTGGACCTCAGCTGGACAGTCACCCCCTCCTCAAGGCCCAGGTGGGCACCGCCTACAATGAGGCGGCGAAGCATGTCTTGTACTTTGCCATTGGCGTGTCGGCCGCCCTTATTATCCTGACCCTGTTTGTTCGTGACTGGGTCTTGCCCCGCTCCCACAACGTCGTCAGTGACGAGCTGCCTGAAAAGAACCCCTTGCATATGTCGACTGACACGACGTACGACGATGCGATTAGCGAGACGGAGAAGCAGAATGAGCTGTATGAGGCTGAAGTGCTTTCTCATGAATAA
- a CDS encoding plastin-1: protein MEAIKLQRKYPHISQEEMMSIISKFKQMDMDDRGSLDRQVVMKEVQQQEHASYDQVRETLKDVDLDASGRVELEDYVDLVSRLRTGSNSQAGVVSKGKVMVKGSNASTQHTINEDERNEFTRHINTTLRHDAHIGSRLPIPTDTFQVFDECRDGLLLCKLINAAVPDTIDERVLNLGRAGKGPNAFQMTENNNIVIQSAKAIGCSVVNIGAQDITDGREHLILGLIWQIVRRGLLNSIDLKHHPELYRLLEEGETHEDFLKLPPDQILLRWFNYHLKAAHWHRRVSNFSKDVSDGENYTILLSQIKPDQCDRAPLQQQDLLARAEMILQRADAIGCRKYLTPGSMLAGNPKLNLAFVAHLFNTWPSLEPLQDAPPVEEFDAEGEREARVFTLWLNSLDVQPGVFNLFEDLKDGNILLQSFDKVHPGSVAWKRVSRAKDHTPLSRFKMVENTNYVIELAKAHHMHIVGIQGADITDGAKTLTLGLVWQVMRANVTTTLQGLSKSGNAVSDQEILQWANDRVHSAGKSTRQLRSLRDPSLKNAQFLLDLLDTLRPGIVDYSIVTKGGTEEECRLNAKLAISIARKLGALIFLVPEDIVEIRQRLILTFLASLMSLGA, encoded by the exons aTGGAGGCGATcaagctgcagcgcaagtACCCCCACATCTCGCAGGAGGAGATGATGTCCATCATATCCAAGTTCAAGCAGATGGACATGGATGACCGCGGTAGTCTGGACCGCCAAGTCGTGATGAAGGAGGTACAGCAGCAGGAGCATGCGTCCTACGACCAGGTCCGCGAGACGCTCAAGGACGTCGACCTGGATGCCAGTGGGCGCGTTGAGCTGGAAGACTATGTGGATCTTGTGTCGCGCCTGCGCACAGGCAGCAACTCACAAGCAGGCGTCGTCTCCAAAGGCAAGGTCATGGTGAAAGGAAGCAATGCATCCACACAACATACCATCAacgaggacgagcgcaACGAATTCACACGGCACATCAACACGACATTACGTCACGATGCTCATATTGGATCACGTCTCCCCATTCCAACAGACACATTCCAAGTCTTTGACGAATGCCGCGACGGCCTCCTCCTTTGCAAACTCATCAACGCCGCTGTGCCAGATACCATCGACGAACGTGTCCTCAACCTCGGCAGGGCAGGCAAAGGCCCGAATGCCTTCCAAATGACAGAAAACAACAACATCGTCATTCAGTCTGCCAAGGCCATCGGGTGCAGCGTCGTCAACATCGGCGCACAAGACATCACCGACGGCCGTGAGCATCTGATTCTCGGTCTGATTTGGCAGATTGTGCGTCGCGGACTACTGAACTCGATCGATCTGAAGCACCACCCAGAACTCTACCGTCTGCTCGAGGAAGGCGAAACGCACGAGGACTTCCTCAAACTCCCTCCTGACCAAATCCTGCTCCGCTGGTTCAACTATCACCTCAAGGCGGCCCactggcacaggcgcgtctCCAACTTTTCCAAAGACGTCTCGGATGGCGAAAACTACACCATACTTCTCTCCCAAATCAAGCCTGACCAGTGCGATCGCGCCCCCCTTCAGCAACAGGATCTActggcgcgcgccgaaATGATCCTCCAGCGTGCCGATGCCATCGGCTGCCGCAAGTACCTCACACCTGGCTCCATGCTGGCCGGAAACCCCAAATTAAATCTCGCCTTTGTCGCTCACCTGTTCAACACGTGGCCCAGTCTCGAGCCCCTGCAAGACGCGCCACCCGTCGAAGAGTTTGATGCCGagggcgagcgcgaagcgcgcgtATTCACTCTGTGGCTCAACAGCCTCGACGTGCAGCCCGGTGTATTCAACTTGTTCGAGGACCTGAAAGATGGAAATATTCTGCTCCAGTCCTTTGACAAGGTGCATCCTGGGTCTGTCGCTTGGAAACGCGTGTCTCGTGCGAAAGACCACACTCCCCTGTCCCGATTCAAAATGGTCGAAAACACCAATTATGTCATCGAACTCGCCAAGGCACACCATATGCACATTGTCGGCATTCAGGGTGCAGACATCACAGATGGTGCCAAGACGCTCACGCTTGGCCTTGTCTGGCAAGTGATGCGTGCTAACGTCACCACAACACTTCAAGGTCTCTCCAAGAGCGGCAACGCAGTATCAGATCAAGAAATTCTACAATGGGCCAATGATCGTGTACATTCGGCGGGCAAATCGACACGGCAGCTCCGCTCTCTTCGTGATCCCTCTCTCAAGAATGCCCAATTCCTTCTTGACTTGCTCGATACACTGCGCCCAGGTATTGTCGACTACTCCATCGTCACAAAAGGCGGTACCGAAGAAGAATGCCGGCTCAATGCCAAATTGGCCATCAGTATTGCGCGCAAATTGGGTGCCCTGATTTTCCTTGTGCCAGAAGACATCGTGGAAATCCGTCAGCGCCTCATCTTGACCTTCTTGGCCAGCTTAA TGTCTCTAGGTGCATAA